A genomic stretch from Cloacibacterium caeni includes:
- a CDS encoding rhodanese-like domain-containing protein — MLGFLKNLFGGKSVDYAELVKNGAQIIDVRTPAEFNGGHVKGAKNVPLQSLSQNLGKINKNKPVITCCASGARSAAAKSILQNSGFTEVYNGGGWMSLKNKLS; from the coding sequence ATGTTAGGATTTTTAAAAAACTTATTTGGCGGTAAAAGTGTGGACTACGCAGAATTAGTAAAAAATGGAGCTCAAATTATAGACGTAAGAACGCCTGCAGAATTTAATGGTGGTCATGTAAAAGGCGCTAAAAACGTTCCGCTACAATCGCTAAGTCAAAATTTAGGAAAAATCAATAAAAACAAACCTGTAATCACATGTTGTGCAAGTGGCGCAAGAAGTGCTGCTGCAAAAAGCATTTTACAAAACAGTGGATTTACAGAAGTTTATAATGGTGGCGGTTGGATGAGCCTCAAAAACAAATTATCATAA
- a CDS encoding cupin domain-containing protein — MNIFEKTDFTGDKPSVVSIKKSEKVNLFTVGLSEKQVLAKHITTIPATLVLLRGKVDFNISGETVVLRDGDVYEIPVNVEHEVVGRDIENVFLIVKEL; from the coding sequence ATGAATATTTTCGAGAAAACAGACTTCACAGGAGATAAACCTTCTGTGGTAAGCATCAAAAAATCTGAAAAAGTCAACCTTTTTACCGTAGGCTTATCAGAAAAACAAGTGTTAGCAAAGCATATCACAACTATTCCTGCAACTTTAGTTTTACTAAGAGGAAAAGTAGATTTTAACATCTCTGGAGAAACCGTCGTTTTAAGAGATGGAGATGTTTACGAAATCCCCGTAAATGTAGAACACGAAGTAGTAGGAAGAGATATAGAAAATGTATTCTTAATTGTAAAAGAGTTATAA
- a CDS encoding methyltransferase — MNQFDQNFWNSRWENGEIGWDIGEASSPIAEYFLQVEDKEVKILIPGCGNAHEAELLLEEGFTNITLLDIAQKACDVISQKFSHHEVEVICEDFFEHQGKYDIIVEQTFFCALDPVLRAKYVEKMHDLLTENGKIIGVMFNKDFGNPFPPFGGNIEEYKSLFSEKFEIKKLENCYNSIKPRQNTEVFINFTKK, encoded by the coding sequence TTGAATCAATTCGATCAAAATTTTTGGAATTCACGCTGGGAAAATGGCGAAATAGGTTGGGACATAGGCGAAGCTTCTTCACCTATTGCAGAATATTTTTTGCAAGTAGAAGATAAAGAGGTAAAAATATTAATTCCCGGCTGCGGAAATGCTCACGAAGCAGAATTGCTTTTAGAAGAAGGTTTTACAAACATCACGCTTCTAGACATTGCTCAGAAAGCTTGCGATGTGATTTCTCAGAAATTTTCTCATCATGAAGTAGAAGTTATCTGCGAAGATTTTTTCGAACACCAAGGAAAATATGACATCATTGTAGAACAAACATTTTTCTGCGCACTTGATCCAGTTTTAAGAGCAAAATATGTAGAAAAAATGCACGATTTACTTACCGAAAATGGCAAAATCATTGGAGTAATGTTCAATAAAGACTTTGGGAATCCATTCCCTCCATTTGGTGGAAATATTGAGGAATATAAATCTCTTTTCAGTGAAAAATTCGAGATTAAAAAATTAGAAAACTGCTACAACAGTATAAAACCAAGACAAAACACCGAAGTTTTTATTAACTTCACTAAAAAATAA
- a CDS encoding helix-turn-helix domain-containing protein, translating to MSNFPVYSACDLISTENSESEIVVHELQDLLTEKSFIPEKPHRHTFHQILYVEEGAGIHKIDFEDYSIDSPIIYFISAGQVHDLNFKKQVTKGYLINFNAEFFTSFLAKSHCIDKLPFFRINGNFTSYQIKKDKAEELKEIFDKINFEYKQQKRKSEDLIRIYLLELFYFILNDEENTDENINITNQRILINKFQKLVEENYTAEHYPKFYADKLAITANYLNFVCRTFAGKKAGEIIRNRIILEAKRLLINSELSISQISFQLGFEDNSYFTKFFKTHAKISPSEFRQHLNK from the coding sequence ATGAGTAATTTTCCTGTTTATAGCGCTTGCGATTTAATTTCTACTGAAAATTCAGAAAGTGAAATCGTAGTTCATGAATTGCAAGATTTATTGACAGAAAAAAGTTTTATTCCAGAAAAACCTCATCGTCACACTTTTCACCAGATTCTGTACGTAGAAGAAGGCGCTGGAATTCATAAAATAGATTTCGAAGATTATTCTATAGATTCGCCCATCATTTATTTTATTTCTGCGGGACAAGTACATGATTTGAATTTCAAAAAACAAGTGACCAAAGGTTATTTGATTAATTTCAATGCAGAATTTTTTACTTCATTTCTCGCAAAATCTCATTGTATAGATAAATTGCCATTTTTCAGAATTAATGGAAACTTCACTTCTTATCAAATCAAAAAAGACAAAGCTGAAGAACTCAAAGAAATTTTTGACAAAATTAATTTCGAATACAAACAACAAAAAAGAAAATCCGAAGATTTAATCAGAATTTATCTTCTCGAATTGTTTTACTTCATTTTAAACGACGAAGAAAATACAGACGAAAACATAAATATTACCAATCAAAGAATTTTAATTAATAAATTCCAAAAGCTGGTAGAAGAAAACTATACCGCTGAACATTATCCCAAATTTTATGCAGACAAGCTCGCGATTACTGCAAATTACCTCAATTTCGTATGTAGAACTTTTGCAGGCAAAAAGGCTGGAGAAATCATTAGAAATAGGATTATTTTAGAAGCCAAAAGATTGCTTATCAACTCAGAATTAAGCATTTCTCAAATTTCTTTTCAATTAGGCTTTGAAGACAATTCGTATTTTACCAAGTTTTTCAAAACACACGCTAAGATTTCGCCTTCTGAATTCAGACAACATCTTAATAAATAA
- a CDS encoding sulfite exporter TauE/SafE family protein: MEILGYFFALIIGLIMGIIGGGGSILGVPIFVYLFDMNALTATTLSLFVVGVASAVGATGNARQGNVDFKTALLFGIPSVFSVIFVRKIILPHLPDPLFSIGTFPIEKNLFILVLFAALMLISSIKMIVGNQKIETTNQSPQYPMLVTQGIAVGMITGMIGAGGGFLIVPALVMLLNLEMKKAIGTSMMIISMNSLLGFLSSQKTGINWQFLLIFTSIAVIGMMIGIQLAKKIDGKKLKPIFGWFVLMMGIYIIIKEIFFH; the protein is encoded by the coding sequence ATGGAAATCTTAGGATACTTTTTCGCACTTATCATCGGGCTAATTATGGGAATAATTGGCGGTGGTGGCAGTATTTTAGGTGTTCCAATTTTTGTCTATCTGTTTGATATGAACGCTTTAACCGCAACTACTCTTTCCCTTTTTGTAGTAGGAGTTGCGAGTGCAGTTGGCGCTACAGGAAACGCCAGACAAGGAAATGTAGATTTCAAAACCGCTTTATTATTCGGGATTCCTTCTGTATTTTCTGTGATTTTTGTTCGCAAAATTATTTTACCTCATCTTCCTGATCCTCTTTTCAGCATAGGAACATTTCCTATTGAGAAAAATCTATTCATTTTAGTTCTATTTGCTGCGTTAATGCTCATTTCTTCCATTAAAATGATTGTAGGAAATCAAAAAATAGAAACTACTAATCAAAGTCCGCAATATCCAATGTTGGTTACTCAAGGAATTGCTGTAGGAATGATTACAGGGATGATTGGAGCAGGTGGTGGTTTTCTCATTGTTCCTGCATTGGTTATGTTGCTGAATTTAGAAATGAAAAAAGCCATCGGAACTTCTATGATGATTATTTCTATGAATTCTCTTTTAGGTTTTTTAAGTTCTCAAAAAACAGGAATCAATTGGCAATTTCTATTGATTTTCACTTCAATTGCTGTCATTGGAATGATGATTGGAATTCAGTTGGCAAAAAAAATAGATGGCAAAAAACTGAAACCTATTTTCGGTTGGTTTGTTTTGATGATGGGAATTTATATCATCATCAAAGAAATCTTTTTTCACTAA
- a CDS encoding YgaP family membrane protein, which translates to MKKNMGATDKYIRLFVALILAVLVYLKVIEGTWGIAATAVAFVFLLTGAIGFCPLYTLFGINTCKKE; encoded by the coding sequence ATGAAAAAAAACATGGGAGCAACAGATAAGTACATCAGACTTTTCGTTGCATTAATTTTAGCCGTTTTGGTTTACCTTAAAGTGATTGAAGGAACTTGGGGAATCGCAGCAACTGCAGTTGCTTTCGTTTTTCTATTAACAGGAGCCATCGGCTTTTGTCCGCTTTATACTTTATTTGGCATTAACACTTGCAAAAAAGAGTAA
- a CDS encoding MBL fold metallo-hydrolase: MKIEQIYTGCLAQGAYYIVSEGEAAIIDPLREVQPYLDRLAKDNVKLKYIFETHFHADFVSGHVDLSKKTGAPIIYGPTAAPEFEAIVAEDNQIFEIGKIKIKVLHTPGHTMESSTYLLIDENGKNHAIFSGDTLFLGDVGRPDLAQKAANLTQEELAGLLYDSLYHKILPLEDDITVYPAHGAGSACGKNMQKETVDTLGNQKQTNYALKQTSKESFIAAVLDGLTAPPKYFGMNVAMNKKGYTSFDEVLAKGKTSLSVDEFETAAEETGALILDTRNAAEFHKGFIPQSINIGLKGDFAPWVGSMIVDVQQPILLVCDDCTEEETITRLSRVGFDNVLGYLKGGFESWKNSGKEIDTVHRISPEEFAEKFNENSKVIDVRKEGEYAAEHVNDAYSKPLAYINDWVGNINPDEHFFLHCAGGYRSMIAASILQARGYRNFTEVEGGFNGIKKTEKVPTTDFVCQSKTAL; encoded by the coding sequence ATGAAAATAGAACAAATTTATACCGGTTGTTTAGCTCAAGGAGCTTATTACATTGTTTCTGAAGGAGAAGCAGCCATCATTGATCCATTAAGAGAGGTACAACCTTATCTTGATAGATTAGCAAAAGATAACGTAAAACTCAAATACATTTTTGAGACCCATTTTCATGCAGATTTTGTATCTGGTCATGTAGATTTATCTAAAAAAACAGGTGCTCCTATTATTTATGGCCCAACTGCTGCGCCAGAATTTGAAGCCATCGTAGCAGAAGACAATCAAATTTTTGAAATTGGAAAAATAAAAATCAAAGTTCTTCATACTCCTGGTCATACCATGGAAAGTTCTACTTATTTATTGATAGACGAAAATGGTAAAAACCATGCAATTTTCTCTGGTGATACTTTATTCTTAGGAGATGTAGGAAGACCTGATTTAGCTCAAAAAGCGGCAAATCTTACACAAGAAGAATTAGCAGGTTTGCTTTATGATTCATTGTACCATAAAATTCTTCCTTTAGAAGATGATATTACCGTTTATCCAGCTCATGGTGCTGGTTCTGCATGCGGAAAAAACATGCAAAAAGAAACAGTAGACACTTTAGGAAATCAAAAACAAACCAATTATGCTCTAAAACAAACCTCTAAAGAAAGTTTTATTGCTGCAGTTTTAGATGGTTTAACCGCTCCACCGAAATATTTCGGTATGAATGTAGCGATGAACAAAAAAGGCTATACCAGTTTTGATGAAGTTTTAGCAAAAGGTAAAACCTCACTTTCAGTAGATGAATTTGAAACTGCTGCCGAAGAAACTGGAGCTTTAATTTTAGACACTAGAAATGCTGCAGAGTTTCACAAAGGATTTATTCCTCAATCGATTAATATCGGGTTGAAAGGTGATTTTGCACCTTGGGTTGGTAGCATGATTGTAGACGTACAACAACCTATTCTTTTGGTATGTGATGATTGTACTGAAGAAGAAACCATTACTAGACTTTCTAGAGTGGGATTTGATAATGTTTTAGGATACTTAAAAGGCGGCTTTGAAAGTTGGAAAAATTCAGGAAAAGAAATTGATACCGTTCATAGAATTTCGCCAGAAGAATTTGCAGAAAAATTCAATGAAAACAGCAAGGTTATTGACGTAAGAAAAGAAGGAGAATATGCCGCAGAACACGTAAATGATGCTTATAGCAAACCATTAGCATACATTAATGATTGGGTAGGAAACATCAATCCAGATGAACATTTTTTCTTGCATTGTGCAGGTGGCTACAGAAGTATGATTGCCGCAAGTATTTTACAAGCAAGAGGTTATAGAAACTTCACAGAAGTAGAAGGTGGTTTTAACGGAATTAAAAAAACAGAAAAAGTTCCTACTACAGATTTTGTGTGTCAAAGTAAAACTGCATTGTAA
- a CDS encoding thioredoxin family protein, translating into MSQKFQEIISSEKPVLIDFFAVWCQPCRVQSSVLVTVKEQVGDNARIIKIDVDQYPDIAAQYNVRGVPTLALFKKGEMLWRESGVHDVNTLVNLINQHK; encoded by the coding sequence ATGTCACAAAAATTTCAAGAAATCATCAGTTCTGAAAAACCAGTGTTAATAGACTTTTTTGCAGTGTGGTGTCAACCATGCAGAGTACAATCTTCTGTATTAGTCACTGTAAAAGAACAAGTAGGAGATAATGCCAGAATTATAAAAATAGATGTAGACCAATATCCTGATATTGCGGCTCAATATAACGTGAGAGGCGTTCCTACCCTTGCTCTTTTCAAAAAAGGTGAAATGCTTTGGAGAGAAAGTGGCGTACATGATGTAAATACCTTGGTGAATCTCATCAATCAACACAAATAA
- a CDS encoding TonB-dependent receptor domain-containing protein, with product MNIKLYSIAAIFFATTHTLFAQQEQDSTYRNIEVVKITKVLPKSQNKQNLETKQSDLLNHDAGKFLNSIPEINGIKKAGNYATDPVLRGFKYEQLNIVIDGAAHAVNACPSRMDPAVSQVNMNMVQEAEIYKGPYHFRYGNSFGGTINFVTLAPEFTENLKLGGRISSGYESNGNVFRNELFSQLSHQKIVWDLFGSYQKGDRYKDGNGDEVRSAFLRYNMGTKGNFKWNDQNITTLQINTNQGRDVEFAALNMDLIYDKTWMFQLKHLAEFNQKYLKHLDFNSYYSFVDHSMGTPDRKMVSDVQSTTYGARLESKFVFGKNIFYTGLDYKHEGAENIRMIMPAMMPMRDGTSWHDSSIEQIGWFNEYQMNFKNSKLVASLRLDYNKGDAKALSNLFKTLYGDGKAENFNHSLSLGYNKNLCNHNQLGIWLGRAQRSGSLTERYINRFAVGIDAYELVGNPELKPETNNQIDLIFTHKKDNIFFQADVFYSYLENYISGVIVPIKPYSMTAPGTRQIQNIEKAFKTGVETRFNWQFLPKFRTELAAAYTYAEDLSTNNPLPEIAPLDFRWNVLADFSPVSLGLHYRYSAKQSRINPTFGEFTTPEFSVFDFTSKYNVFKNATLSFDVLNIFDRAYAEHLNRTLSTNKKQRILAVGRSFNIGFSYNF from the coding sequence ATGAATATTAAACTTTATAGCATTGCTGCAATATTTTTTGCAACAACCCACACTTTATTCGCTCAACAAGAACAAGACAGCACTTACCGAAATATAGAAGTAGTAAAAATTACCAAAGTTTTACCTAAATCTCAAAACAAACAAAACTTAGAAACTAAACAATCTGATTTACTGAATCACGATGCGGGAAAATTCCTGAATTCTATTCCAGAAATTAACGGAATTAAAAAAGCAGGAAATTATGCTACAGACCCTGTTTTGAGAGGTTTCAAATATGAGCAGTTGAATATTGTTATTGACGGAGCAGCTCATGCCGTAAATGCGTGCCCAAGTAGAATGGATCCTGCAGTTTCTCAAGTGAATATGAACATGGTTCAAGAAGCTGAAATTTACAAAGGTCCTTATCATTTCCGTTATGGAAATTCTTTCGGAGGAACCATTAATTTCGTGACCCTTGCTCCAGAATTTACAGAAAATTTAAAACTAGGCGGTAGAATTTCATCCGGCTACGAAAGCAATGGAAACGTTTTTAGAAATGAATTATTTTCTCAACTTTCACACCAAAAAATTGTTTGGGATTTATTCGGTTCTTATCAAAAAGGAGACCGCTACAAAGATGGAAACGGTGACGAAGTTCGTTCTGCTTTCCTAAGATACAACATGGGAACTAAAGGAAATTTCAAATGGAATGACCAAAATATAACCACATTACAAATCAATACCAATCAAGGAAGAGATGTAGAATTTGCTGCGCTAAACATGGATTTAATCTATGATAAAACATGGATGTTCCAGTTAAAACATTTGGCAGAATTCAACCAAAAATATTTAAAACATTTAGATTTTAATTCTTATTATTCTTTCGTAGACCATTCTATGGGAACTCCTGATAGAAAAATGGTTTCTGACGTACAATCTACCACTTATGGAGCCCGATTAGAATCTAAATTCGTTTTTGGAAAAAACATTTTCTACACTGGTTTAGATTACAAACATGAAGGCGCAGAAAATATCAGAATGATTATGCCTGCAATGATGCCAATGAGAGATGGAACTTCTTGGCATGATTCTTCTATTGAACAAATCGGATGGTTTAATGAATATCAAATGAATTTTAAAAATTCAAAATTAGTAGCTTCTCTTCGTTTAGATTACAATAAAGGTGATGCAAAAGCCCTTTCTAATCTTTTCAAAACACTTTATGGAGATGGAAAAGCAGAAAATTTTAATCACAGTTTGAGTTTAGGTTACAATAAAAATTTGTGCAACCATAATCAGTTAGGAATTTGGCTAGGAAGAGCACAACGAAGTGGAAGCTTAACCGAAAGATATATCAATAGATTTGCTGTAGGAATAGACGCTTATGAATTGGTAGGAAATCCTGAATTAAAACCTGAAACCAACAATCAAATCGACCTTATTTTCACCCATAAAAAAGATAATATTTTCTTCCAAGCAGATGTTTTCTATTCTTATTTAGAAAATTATATTTCTGGAGTGATTGTTCCCATCAAACCGTATTCTATGACGGCACCAGGAACCAGACAAATCCAAAATATAGAAAAAGCATTCAAAACGGGAGTGGAAACCAGATTTAATTGGCAATTTTTACCAAAATTTCGCACAGAATTGGCGGCAGCTTATACCTATGCAGAAGACTTGAGCACTAATAATCCTTTGCCAGAAATCGCTCCGCTAGATTTCCGTTGGAATGTGTTAGCAGATTTTTCGCCAGTAAGTTTGGGACTTCATTACAGATATTCTGCAAAACAAAGCAGAATCAATCCTACTTTTGGTGAATTTACTACTCCAGAATTTTCTGTGTTTGATTTCACCTCAAAATACAATGTTTTCAAAAATGCTACTTTAAGTTTTGATGTTTTAAACATTTTTGACCGTGCTTATGCAGAACATTTAAACAGAACACTTTCTACCAATAAAAAACAAAGAATTTTAGCCGTTGGTAGAAGCTTCAACATTGGTTTTAGCTATAATTTTTAA
- a CDS encoding DUF6132 family protein: MENFIKKYKLGLIGIVLGGILGYAYYHFIGCNTGTCAITSKPINSSVYGMVMGYLILSTFEKTKENK, encoded by the coding sequence ATGGAAAATTTTATTAAAAAATACAAATTAGGACTCATCGGAATCGTATTAGGCGGAATTTTAGGTTACGCTTATTACCATTTTATTGGGTGCAACACAGGAACTTGTGCCATTACGTCTAAACCTATCAACAGTTCGGTTTATGGTATGGTGATGGGTTATCTTATTCTTTCAACTTTCGAAAAAACAAAAGAAAATAAATAA
- a CDS encoding Tll0287-like domain-containing protein, whose amino-acid sequence MKTRIYLTLAVSGIFLVQCSKETGNKGVLPKEIIPQKQLTKADFKKIAEETKKNLVTNLTQKISEKGAENALEFCNVNAIPLTKQLEDQHNVMIKRVSDKNRNPDNAANAAELKIIEQFKAQLAKKEELKATMENGVFYAPITTNNMCLQCHGSEKDIKPETLAKIKSLYPNDKAIGYQENEMRGLMVIKPN is encoded by the coding sequence ATGAAAACAAGAATTTACTTAACGCTCGCAGTTTCAGGAATATTTTTGGTTCAATGTTCCAAAGAAACGGGAAATAAAGGTGTTTTGCCCAAGGAAATTATTCCGCAAAAACAATTAACGAAGGCTGATTTTAAAAAAATCGCCGAAGAAACCAAAAAGAATTTGGTGACCAATCTTACGCAGAAAATTTCTGAAAAAGGAGCTGAAAATGCTTTAGAATTTTGTAATGTAAACGCCATTCCGCTTACCAAACAGTTGGAAGACCAGCATAATGTGATGATAAAAAGAGTTTCTGATAAAAATAGAAATCCTGATAACGCAGCAAATGCTGCTGAATTGAAAATTATAGAACAGTTCAAAGCACAATTGGCCAAAAAAGAAGAACTAAAAGCAACGATGGAAAACGGAGTTTTTTATGCGCCAATTACCACTAATAATATGTGTTTACAATGTCATGGCTCCGAAAAAGATATAAAACCTGAAACCTTAGCGAAAATAAAATCACTCTATCCTAATGATAAAGCAATTGGGTATCAAGAGAATGAAATGCGAGGTTTGATGGTAATTAAACCGAACTAA
- a CDS encoding Crp/Fnr family transcriptional regulator, which yields MSKTTEFSATPELLKQLYEYSIIKNYEAGDVILDENARIRSIPIVTKGSIKVMRTEEDGREILLYYIKAGESCVMSFLGGLHGETSKVKAEVEEDAEILFLPTEKVAQLIKTHPEWLDYIFKLYHKRFEELLEMVNEVTFKKVDDRLLSLLQKKSELTDSKIIHTTHEQLANELGTARVVVSRLLKSLEEDGKLKLGRNKIELLS from the coding sequence ATGTCAAAAACTACAGAATTTAGCGCAACACCAGAACTTTTAAAACAGTTATACGAATACAGCATTATAAAAAATTACGAAGCTGGCGATGTTATTTTAGACGAAAACGCAAGAATTCGTTCTATTCCTATCGTTACCAAAGGAAGTATAAAAGTAATGCGAACCGAAGAAGATGGTAGAGAAATTCTACTTTATTATATAAAAGCTGGTGAAAGTTGCGTAATGTCTTTCCTTGGTGGTTTACACGGGGAAACCTCTAAAGTAAAAGCCGAAGTAGAAGAAGATGCGGAAATATTGTTCTTGCCCACAGAAAAAGTTGCGCAACTCATCAAAACGCATCCAGAATGGTTGGATTATATTTTCAAATTATACCATAAACGTTTTGAAGAATTGCTGGAAATGGTAAATGAAGTAACTTTCAAAAAAGTGGATGATAGATTGCTTTCTTTGCTTCAAAAAAAATCAGAACTTACCGATTCTAAAATCATTCACACCACACACGAACAATTGGCCAATGAATTAGGAACAGCCAGAGTAGTGGTTTCCAGACTACTAAAATCGCTGGAAGAAGATGGCAAATTAAAATTAGGAAGAAATAAAATTGAACTTTTATCATAA
- a CDS encoding DUF4476 domain-containing protein: MRKFYFLLAAFIALGFSAQEAGKAGELLKNEASKTETSAKNEAFGRNNSQDKSSVFRNDNGFRNSTEKSRPNYNWNQNYAYGYAEVFLRIPEQGYFSIEIGDQKISNASGKFRFFDLMPGNNVISIYERNFLVYRTRINIKNNTRLVLDYFTHQGLYLLGTYNLRNNYGNVWNDTWNSPYGNGNGNSWDPYDDYQNDYGYGDTYGNVMSDREFSSFLQMLKKQSFDDRRLDFLKSQLNRTDFNTRQIKAVMKEFSFDKNRLEFAKMAYRNCVDKRNYFELYDTFDFESYARELNKFVQNQR; this comes from the coding sequence ATGAGAAAATTTTATTTTTTATTAGCCGCATTCATCGCACTAGGATTTAGTGCACAAGAAGCAGGAAAAGCCGGAGAATTATTAAAAAACGAAGCGAGCAAAACCGAAACTTCTGCAAAAAATGAAGCTTTTGGCAGAAATAATTCTCAAGATAAATCTTCAGTTTTTAGAAACGATAATGGTTTTAGAAATTCTACAGAAAAGTCAAGACCTAATTATAATTGGAACCAAAACTACGCTTATGGTTACGCCGAAGTTTTCTTAAGAATTCCAGAGCAAGGTTACTTTAGCATAGAAATTGGCGACCAAAAAATTTCTAACGCGTCAGGTAAATTTAGATTTTTTGACTTGATGCCAGGAAACAACGTTATTTCTATCTATGAAAGAAATTTCCTAGTGTACAGAACTAGAATCAACATTAAAAACAACACCAGATTGGTTTTAGACTATTTTACACATCAAGGTTTATATCTTTTAGGAACTTACAACCTAAGAAACAACTACGGAAATGTATGGAATGACACTTGGAACAGTCCTTACGGTAATGGAAACGGAAACTCTTGGGATCCTTATGATGATTATCAAAACGATTACGGATACGGAGATACTTACGGAAATGTAATGAGTGACAGAGAATTCTCTTCTTTCTTACAAATGCTGAAAAAACAAAGTTTTGATGACAGAAGATTAGATTTCTTAAAAAGCCAACTCAATAGAACTGATTTTAACACAAGACAAATCAAAGCGGTGATGAAAGAGTTTAGTTTTGATAAAAACAGATTAGAATTTGCAAAGATGGCTTATAGAAATTGTGTAGACAAAAGAAATTATTTCGAATTATACGACACCTTTGACTTCGAAAGTTACGCCAGAGAATTGAACAAATTTGTTCAAAACCAAAGATAA